The Achromobacter deleyi genome has a window encoding:
- a CDS encoding methyl-accepting chemotaxis protein: MWGLLRRLNRGDAMLSERTLSISPAVWPLYRFLGQIRRRVMTVRQSSIEIALNAARTQFQAGRCSLLAQEQARAAEALAASGAQIAALSASTSTHAREIADVSGQNLHAAQRALAELSEVKERVDRMTREMAAFTEVVGQLSTRARSVGDISKVIKDIALQTQLLALNAGVEAARAGDAGRGFAVVASEVGRLAERVNAATSDIGRHTTEMLDLVDTTQRQTGTLREDVDASGAVLGRTCGGFERFVRDFDSMNRQVGDVVQAIGEVDVTNHGMSQEVGRIAALSADVLERVGSMSGEIDRIRRQTESVQEVLADMRTGNTAFDSLSDSVEAFADAAVGLLQDARRRGLDVFDRHYQRIPGSEPPRYHTVYDRGIDEPLTRLLDSVLEAVPGAIYTILVDNRGYAPAHNSRYSHAPTGDPKQDILRVRNKRIFDDPVGARLATNTGPLLFQTYSRDTGEIVNDISIPIYLGPEHWGAVRIGLDYARFQATLEGAVTGRHAVHAAG, translated from the coding sequence ATGTGGGGTTTGCTGCGCCGGCTCAATCGCGGCGACGCGATGCTGTCGGAACGCACCCTGTCCATCAGTCCGGCCGTGTGGCCGCTGTACCGTTTCCTTGGGCAGATCCGCCGGCGGGTCATGACCGTGCGGCAATCCAGCATAGAAATCGCGCTGAACGCGGCGCGCACGCAGTTCCAGGCCGGACGCTGTTCGCTGCTGGCGCAGGAGCAGGCGCGCGCGGCCGAAGCGCTGGCCGCCAGCGGCGCGCAGATCGCGGCCCTGTCCGCATCCACCTCCACCCATGCCCGCGAGATCGCCGATGTGTCCGGGCAGAACCTGCATGCGGCCCAGCGCGCGCTGGCCGAACTGTCCGAGGTCAAGGAACGCGTCGACCGGATGACGCGCGAAATGGCGGCGTTCACCGAGGTGGTCGGGCAGCTCTCGACGCGCGCGCGTTCGGTGGGCGACATCAGCAAGGTGATCAAGGACATCGCCTTGCAGACCCAGCTGCTGGCGCTGAACGCGGGCGTCGAGGCGGCCAGGGCAGGGGACGCGGGGCGGGGCTTCGCGGTGGTTGCCAGCGAGGTCGGGCGGCTTGCCGAACGCGTGAATGCAGCGACCAGCGATATCGGCCGCCACACCACCGAGATGCTGGACCTGGTGGATACGACCCAGCGCCAGACCGGAACGCTGCGCGAGGACGTCGACGCCTCGGGCGCCGTGCTGGGCCGGACCTGCGGCGGCTTTGAGCGCTTCGTGCGCGATTTCGACAGCATGAACCGGCAGGTCGGCGACGTGGTCCAGGCGATCGGCGAGGTTGACGTCACCAACCACGGCATGAGCCAGGAAGTCGGCCGGATCGCGGCGCTGAGCGCCGATGTGCTGGAGCGTGTAGGCAGCATGTCGGGCGAGATCGACCGCATCCGCCGCCAGACGGAAAGCGTGCAAGAGGTGCTGGCGGACATGCGGACGGGCAATACGGCCTTCGACAGCCTGTCGGACTCGGTGGAGGCTTTCGCGGACGCCGCCGTCGGGCTGCTGCAAGACGCCAGGCGGCGGGGCCTGGATGTGTTCGACCGCCACTACCAGCGCATTCCCGGCAGCGAGCCGCCGCGCTATCACACCGTCTATGACCGCGGCATCGACGAGCCGCTGACGCGCTTGCTCGACAGCGTGCTGGAGGCGGTGCCGGGCGCGATCTACACGATCCTGGTGGACAACCGCGGTTACGCGCCCGCCCACAACAGCCGGTACTCGCACGCGCCCACCGGCGATCCGAAGCAGGATATCTTGCGGGTGCGCAACAAGCGCATCTTCGACGATCCCGTGGGCGCCAGGCTGGCGACCAATACCGGACCGCTGCTGTTCCAGACGTATTCGCGCGATACCGGGGAGATAGTCAACGACATCTCCATCCCCATTTATTTGGGGCCGGAACACTGGGGCGCCGTGCGGATCGGCCTGGACTATGCGCGCTTTCAGGCCACCCTGGAAGGGGCCGTGACCGGGCGCCACGCGGTACACGCGGCGGGCTGA
- the cheZ gene encoding protein phosphatase CheZ, translated as MSSTENVDPAESPDLIHRIASLTRMLRDSMRELGLDQAIKDAANAIPDARDRLRYVAQMTEQAANRVLNATEQAGPIQDGMARSAQALDSRWQQWYDQPLELPEARELVKDTRAFLEDVPKQTQQTQSKLMEIIMAQDFQDLTGQVIMRMMDVVGAIERELLQVLLDNVPQERRDEANSLLNGPQISPQGKTDVVTSQDQVDDLLASLGF; from the coding sequence ATGAGCTCCACGGAAAATGTTGATCCGGCGGAATCCCCCGACCTGATTCACCGGATTGCGTCGCTGACGCGCATGCTGCGCGACAGCATGCGCGAGCTGGGACTGGACCAGGCGATCAAGGACGCAGCCAACGCCATTCCCGATGCCCGCGACCGCCTGCGCTATGTGGCGCAGATGACGGAGCAGGCCGCCAACCGCGTGCTGAATGCGACCGAGCAGGCCGGTCCGATCCAGGACGGCATGGCGCGTTCGGCCCAGGCGCTGGATAGCCGCTGGCAGCAGTGGTACGACCAGCCGCTGGAACTGCCCGAGGCGCGCGAACTGGTGAAGGATACGCGCGCCTTTCTCGAGGACGTGCCGAAGCAGACGCAGCAGACCCAGTCCAAGTTGATGGAAATCATCATGGCGCAGGATTTCCAGGACCTGACGGGTCAGGTCATCATGCGCATGATGGACGTGGTGGGCGCGATCGAACGCGAGCTGCTGCAAGTGTTGCTGGACAACGTGCCGCAAGAGCGCCGCGACGAAGCCAACAGCCTGCTCAACGGGCCGCAGATCAGCCCGCAAGGCAAGACCGACGTGGTCACCAGCCAGGACCAGGTCGACGACCTGCTGGCCAGCCTGGGCTTCTGA
- the cheY gene encoding chemotaxis response regulator CheY translates to MVDKGLKILVVDDFPTMRRIIRNLLKELGFENVDEAEDGAIGLEKLRNGGFQFVVSDWNMPNLDGLEMLKQIRADPALASLPVLMVTAEAKKENIVAAAQAGANGYVVKPFTAATLEEKLVKIFEKIAG, encoded by the coding sequence ATGGTAGACAAGGGCCTGAAGATTCTGGTGGTGGATGACTTCCCCACTATGCGGCGGATCATCCGCAACCTGCTGAAAGAGCTGGGTTTCGAGAACGTGGATGAGGCCGAGGACGGCGCCATTGGCCTGGAGAAGCTGCGTAATGGCGGCTTCCAGTTCGTGGTGTCCGACTGGAACATGCCCAACCTCGACGGTCTGGAAATGCTCAAGCAGATCCGTGCCGATCCCGCGCTGGCTTCGCTGCCGGTGCTGATGGTGACGGCCGAAGCCAAGAAGGAAAACATCGTTGCGGCGGCCCAGGCCGGCGCCAACGGTTACGTGGTCAAGCCTTTCACGGCGGCAACGCTGGAAGAAAAGCTGGTCAAGATCTTTGAGAAAATTGCCGGCTGA
- a CDS encoding protein-glutamate methylesterase/protein-glutamine glutaminase: MKKISVLCVDDSALVRGLMTEIINSQPDMEVVATAPDPLVARDLIKRHNPDVLTLDVEMPRMDGLDFLEKLMRLRPMPVVMVSSLTERGGEITLRALELGAIDFVTKPKLGIRDGLLEYTEIIADKIRAASRAKLRAPTPHAAQAAPVPMLRRPLSSSEKLVIVGASTGGTEAIREVLQPLPPDSPAILITQHMPAGFTRSFAQRLDALCAVTVREAVHGDRVLPGHVYLAPGGDTHMRLGRSGANYVIELEASEPVNRHRPSVDVLFNSAAIAAGKNAIGVILTGMGKDGAAGMLAMHRAGAHTIAQDEASCVVFGMPREAIAIGAATEVVPLSAMSERILTRLGDRGHRV, from the coding sequence ATGAAAAAGATAAGCGTTTTATGTGTGGACGACTCCGCGCTCGTGCGTGGCTTGATGACGGAGATCATCAATAGCCAGCCGGATATGGAAGTGGTTGCGACCGCGCCGGATCCGCTGGTGGCGCGCGACCTGATCAAGCGTCACAACCCGGATGTATTGACGCTGGACGTGGAAATGCCCCGCATGGACGGGCTGGATTTCCTGGAAAAGCTGATGCGCCTGCGGCCCATGCCGGTGGTGATGGTGTCGTCGCTGACCGAGCGGGGCGGGGAAATCACACTGCGCGCGCTTGAACTGGGCGCGATCGACTTCGTGACCAAGCCCAAGCTGGGCATCCGCGACGGCCTGCTTGAATACACGGAAATCATCGCGGACAAGATCCGCGCCGCTTCGCGCGCCAAGCTGCGCGCGCCCACGCCGCACGCGGCGCAGGCCGCGCCGGTGCCCATGCTGCGCCGGCCGCTGTCCAGCTCGGAAAAGCTGGTCATCGTGGGCGCCTCCACGGGCGGCACCGAGGCCATCCGCGAAGTCCTTCAGCCCTTGCCGCCGGACAGCCCGGCCATCCTGATCACGCAGCACATGCCTGCCGGGTTCACGCGGTCGTTCGCGCAGCGCCTGGACGCGCTTTGCGCCGTGACGGTGCGCGAGGCCGTGCACGGCGACCGGGTCCTGCCGGGCCACGTGTATCTGGCGCCGGGCGGCGACACGCATATGCGGCTGGGCCGCAGCGGCGCCAACTATGTGATCGAGCTGGAGGCCAGCGAACCCGTCAATCGTCACCGTCCGTCGGTGGACGTACTGTTCAATTCCGCGGCCATCGCCGCGGGCAAGAACGCCATCGGCGTCATCCTGACCGGGATGGGCAAGGACGGCGCCGCCGGGATGCTGGCCATGCATCGGGCAGGCGCGCACACGATTGCGCAGGACGAAGCCAGTTGTGTGGTCTTTGGCATGCCCCGCGAGGCCATCGCCATCGGAGCCGCGACTGAAGTGGTGCCGTTGTCGGCGATGAGCGAACGCATTCTGACTCGCCTGGGCGACCGTGGACACCGCGTTTGA
- a CDS encoding CheR family methyltransferase has protein sequence MATSANTAPSIPVDRQFDFRDGDFSRVRKMIHARAGISLGTHKREMVYSRLARRLRALGGQDFGSYLDQLENEPDAPEWEDFINALTTNLTAFFRESHHFPILADFAKKRGGPVSVWCCAASTGEEPYSIAMTLVEALGPRAGGSTVLATDIDTNVLNRARAAVYPNERVAKMEGERLRRFFLKGRGANEGQVRVRPEIADMVRYETLNLLSPSWGISEKFDVIFCRNIMIYFDKPTQAKILERFVPLMKPGGLLFAGHSENFTYISRDFRLRGQTVYECANKA, from the coding sequence GTGGCAACCTCGGCAAATACGGCCCCGTCCATTCCGGTGGACCGCCAGTTTGATTTCCGGGACGGGGATTTTTCCCGCGTCCGCAAAATGATTCACGCGCGTGCCGGCATTTCGCTGGGCACGCACAAGCGCGAGATGGTCTACAGCCGCCTGGCGCGCCGTTTGCGCGCCTTGGGCGGCCAGGACTTTGGCAGCTACCTGGACCAGTTGGAAAACGAGCCGGACGCGCCCGAGTGGGAAGACTTCATCAACGCGCTTACGACCAACCTCACGGCCTTTTTCCGGGAGTCTCATCACTTCCCCATCCTGGCCGACTTTGCGAAAAAGCGCGGCGGCCCGGTGTCGGTCTGGTGCTGTGCGGCTTCCACGGGTGAAGAGCCGTATTCCATCGCCATGACGCTGGTGGAAGCGCTGGGCCCGCGAGCAGGCGGGTCGACGGTGCTGGCGACCGATATCGACACCAATGTGTTGAACCGGGCGCGCGCCGCGGTGTATCCGAACGAGCGCGTTGCGAAGATGGAAGGCGAGCGCCTGCGGCGGTTCTTCCTCAAGGGCCGGGGCGCCAACGAGGGGCAGGTGCGGGTACGTCCCGAGATTGCGGACATGGTGCGCTACGAGACCCTGAATCTCTTGTCGCCATCGTGGGGGATCAGCGAAAAGTTCGATGTGATCTTCTGCCGCAACATCATGATCTATTTCGACAAACCCACCCAGGCAAAGATCCTGGAGCGGTTTGTGCCGCTGATGAAGCCGGGCGGCCTGCTGTTTGCCGGCCACTCCGAGAACTTCACCTATATCAGCCGGGATTTTCGTCTGCGCGGGCAGACGGTCTACGAATGCGCAAATAAGGCCTGA